The Sphingomonas sp. So64.6b genome includes a region encoding these proteins:
- a CDS encoding 2Fe-2S iron-sulfur cluster-binding protein, protein MPKLIVVTREGEEREINGEAGLSVMEVIRDAGIDEVLALCGGCCSCATCHVHVDPEFAAKLPPMSEDENDLLDSSSDRNENSRLSCQIEFGDALDGLRVTVAAED, encoded by the coding sequence ATGCCAAAACTTATCGTCGTGACGCGCGAAGGGGAAGAACGCGAAATCAATGGCGAGGCCGGTCTTTCGGTCATGGAAGTCATTCGCGACGCCGGCATCGACGAGGTCCTTGCTCTGTGTGGTGGCTGCTGCTCCTGCGCCACCTGCCATGTGCATGTCGATCCGGAATTTGCTGCCAAACTTCCGCCGATGAGCGAGGACGAGAACGACCTACTCGATTCGTCGAGCGATCGTAACGAAAACTCGCGCCTGTCGTGCCAGATCGAATTCGGCGATGCGCTGGATGGATTGCGCGTGACGGTGGCGGCCGAGGATTAG
- a CDS encoding SIS domain-containing protein, giving the protein MPETLLSPKTDGLDTSWTRREIDQQPETLRATQALLRDRRAEIEAFITPLLARPELRIVLTGAGTSAFIGECLAPWLSRELGRPVEAIATTDIVSAPSLYLRADAPTLLVSFGRSGSSPESVAAADLADATIGEAYHLIVTCNAAGELARRASDNTHVVVLPEATHDRGFAMTSSFSAMMLAALAILAGIDTLDARESAIAAAVDEVLTQCEPLVASLATRGFKRVVYLGSGVFKGLAREAALKLMELSDGAVVTAFDTALGFRHGPKTIVNTDTLAVVFVSNDPLTRRYDLDIVEELRSDGHCGALAVISAQPGDGADITITGMADATDADLLFPFIVPAQMFGLHVSLALGLTPDRPNASGTVNRVVQGVRIYAAQP; this is encoded by the coding sequence ATGCCTGAGACCTTGCTCTCCCCCAAGACCGACGGTCTCGACACGTCCTGGACTCGCCGCGAAATCGATCAGCAGCCCGAAACGCTGCGCGCGACCCAGGCATTGCTGCGCGACCGCCGGGCAGAGATCGAAGCGTTCATCACCCCTTTGCTCGCCCGACCCGAGCTGCGCATCGTGCTGACCGGCGCCGGCACTTCCGCGTTCATCGGCGAGTGCCTCGCGCCCTGGCTATCGCGCGAGCTGGGCCGCCCGGTCGAGGCGATCGCGACTACCGATATCGTCAGCGCACCGTCGCTTTACCTGCGGGCCGATGCACCGACATTGTTGGTCTCGTTCGGTCGTTCGGGCAGCAGCCCGGAAAGCGTCGCCGCGGCCGACCTGGCCGATGCGACCATTGGCGAGGCCTATCACCTGATCGTGACCTGCAATGCCGCGGGTGAACTGGCCCGGCGCGCCAGCGACAACACGCATGTCGTCGTGTTGCCGGAAGCGACGCATGATCGCGGCTTCGCCATGACCTCCAGCTTCAGCGCGATGATGCTGGCGGCGCTGGCGATCCTTGCCGGCATCGATACGCTTGATGCGCGAGAGTCCGCCATCGCCGCGGCTGTAGACGAGGTGCTCACGCAGTGCGAGCCATTGGTCGCCAGCCTGGCAACGCGCGGATTCAAGCGTGTCGTCTATCTCGGCAGCGGCGTGTTCAAGGGGCTCGCGCGCGAAGCGGCGCTCAAGCTGATGGAGCTGAGCGACGGCGCGGTGGTCACCGCGTTCGATACCGCGCTGGGCTTTCGTCACGGCCCGAAAACGATCGTCAACACCGACACGCTGGCCGTGGTGTTCGTGTCGAACGATCCGCTCACGCGCCGCTATGATCTCGACATCGTCGAGGAACTGCGCAGCGACGGCCATTGCGGCGCGCTGGCGGTCATCTCCGCCCAACCCGGCGACGGCGCGGATATAACGATCACCGGTATGGCCGATGCGACCGATGCCGATCTGCTGTTTCCGTTCATCGTACCGGCGCAAATGTTCGGCCTGCATGTCTCGCTCGCGCTAGGGCTCACACCCGACCGCCCCAATGCCAGCGGCACCGTAAATCGTGTTGTACAGGGCGTGCGGATCTACGCTGCGCAACCATGA
- a CDS encoding BadF/BadG/BcrA/BcrD ATPase family protein, which yields MTERTYFLGVDGGGTKTEFVCIDATGTIKARALTGTTYHLEIGMIETVSRLEQGIAAICGQLDIQPDALGFVFFGLPAYGEDSVIDPQLHAACRSLLGHERYVCGNDMVCGWAGSLDCKDGINIVAGTGSIAYGERQGKTARAGGWGEVFGDEGSAYWIAVQGLALFSRMSDGRAPKGVLHQRIVEALSLGNDLDLCQRIIGPAAMSRGEIAALAGLVSRAAADGDTGANAILALAAHELAALAISLRTTLSFPPDERVPLSWSGGVLLQEPLVRQAFAKIVADTGLFALAEPRHAPGYGAALYARQLATGG from the coding sequence ATGACCGAGCGCACATATTTTCTAGGCGTCGACGGCGGCGGCACCAAAACCGAGTTCGTCTGTATCGACGCCACCGGCACGATAAAAGCGCGTGCCCTGACCGGGACAACCTATCATCTTGAGATCGGGATGATTGAAACCGTGTCGCGGCTTGAGCAGGGGATCGCAGCGATCTGCGGTCAGCTCGACATCCAGCCCGATGCGCTTGGCTTCGTCTTTTTCGGCCTGCCTGCCTATGGCGAGGACAGCGTCATCGATCCGCAGCTTCACGCTGCCTGTCGCAGCTTGCTCGGCCATGAGCGTTACGTGTGCGGCAACGACATGGTGTGCGGCTGGGCGGGGTCGCTCGACTGCAAGGACGGGATCAACATCGTCGCCGGCACCGGATCGATCGCCTATGGCGAACGACAAGGCAAAACGGCGCGCGCGGGCGGCTGGGGTGAAGTGTTCGGCGACGAAGGCTCGGCCTATTGGATCGCGGTGCAGGGCCTCGCGCTATTTTCGCGCATGAGCGATGGTCGCGCGCCCAAAGGCGTTCTGCATCAGCGGATCGTCGAGGCGCTGTCGCTCGGCAATGACCTTGACCTGTGTCAACGCATCATAGGGCCGGCAGCGATGAGCCGCGGCGAGATCGCCGCGCTGGCGGGTCTGGTGTCGCGTGCCGCAGCCGATGGCGATACCGGGGCCAACGCAATTCTCGCGTTGGCCGCCCATGAACTCGCGGCGCTGGCGATCAGCTTGCGCACTACCCTGTCCTTTCCGCCCGACGAGCGGGTTCCGCTGTCCTGGTCTGGTGGCGTGCTGTTGCAGGAGCCGTTGGTCCGCCAGGCCTTCGCGAAGATCGTTGCCGACACCGGGCTCTTCGCGCTGGCCGAGCCACGTCACGCACCGGGATACGGTGCCGCCCTGTATGCTAGGCAGCTGGCTACCGGCGGGTAG
- the rlmB gene encoding 23S rRNA (guanosine(2251)-2'-O)-methyltransferase RlmB, protein MARKGHRPSQAAAGRPRFWGRHAVTAALANPERVVRKMWATREALASLDIPPVIPITFADVADLARLVPGDAPHQGLVAEVDPLEDVWLGDLLDQGAGDRRPLIVLDQVTDPHNVGAILRSAAAFDALGIVTPDRHSPPESGTIARAASGALEIVPWVRVVNLARALEEIAEAGFWRVGLTGEATQTLAEAMGETRVALVLGAEGEGMRHNTAAHCDELARLPISPKIESLNVSNAAAIALYAVTTRG, encoded by the coding sequence ATGGCACGCAAAGGACATCGCCCCTCTCAGGCCGCCGCCGGCCGCCCCCGTTTCTGGGGACGGCACGCGGTTACGGCCGCGCTCGCCAATCCCGAGCGCGTCGTGCGGAAAATGTGGGCGACGCGCGAGGCGCTGGCGTCGCTCGACATTCCGCCAGTGATCCCGATCACCTTCGCCGATGTCGCCGATCTTGCGCGGCTCGTGCCGGGCGATGCGCCGCATCAGGGCCTGGTCGCTGAAGTTGATCCGCTCGAAGACGTCTGGCTCGGCGATCTGCTCGATCAGGGCGCGGGCGACCGCCGCCCGCTGATCGTGCTCGACCAGGTCACCGATCCGCACAATGTCGGTGCGATCCTGCGCTCCGCCGCCGCATTCGACGCGCTCGGCATCGTCACGCCCGATCGCCACTCGCCGCCCGAATCCGGCACCATTGCACGCGCCGCATCGGGCGCGCTCGAGATCGTGCCCTGGGTGCGCGTGGTCAATCTCGCCCGCGCGCTGGAGGAAATCGCCGAGGCGGGTTTCTGGCGTGTCGGCCTGACTGGCGAGGCAACGCAGACCCTGGCCGAGGCGATGGGTGAAACGCGCGTCGCGCTGGTGCTCGGCGCCGAAGGCGAAGGCATGCGGCACAATACCGCGGCGCATTGCGATGAGCTTGCGCGCCTGCCGATCTCGCCTAAGATCGAGAGCCTGAACGTGTCCAACGCGGCGGCGATCGCGCTGTATGCGGTGACGACGCGGGGTTGA
- a CDS encoding D-tagatose-bisphosphate aldolase, class II, non-catalytic subunit, translating to MQAILEMVLRHKAGERIGVTSVCSAHPLVIEATLRHALATGQPIALIEATSNQVNQDGGYTGMVPADYRDFVQAIAARVGFPLDRLVLGGDHLGPNVWTTAPAAEALDKAAVMIADYVRAGFRKIHLDCSMSCADDPVPLPEPTIAERAARLCRVAEAAFEGDAADAPVYVIGTEVPVPGGAAEDLEELAVTTPEAAIATVDMHRDLFRTSGLESAWDRVIATVVQPGVEFDHDKVVDYRPERATALSHAIEPVEHLVFEAHSTDYQTPDALAALVRDHYAILKVGPGVTFALREALWALDAIEAETIPAPDRAALRAVTLSRMHAEPKHWRKYYHAADSALDLQLQYSLSDRIRYYWPDAEIADAQEKLFANLRRTPPPLGLVSQYLPLAYAAVRAGRATLDPAELVMAHIAAMLDAYHGACFPDA from the coding sequence TTGGTGATCGAGGCGACGTTGCGCCATGCGCTCGCCACCGGCCAGCCGATCGCCCTGATCGAGGCCACCTCCAACCAGGTGAACCAGGACGGCGGTTATACCGGCATGGTGCCCGCCGATTATCGCGATTTCGTGCAAGCGATCGCCGCCAGGGTTGGATTCCCGCTGGATCGCCTCGTGCTTGGCGGCGATCATCTCGGCCCCAACGTCTGGACGACCGCGCCGGCTGCCGAAGCGCTAGACAAGGCTGCAGTGATGATCGCGGATTATGTCCGTGCTGGCTTTCGCAAGATCCATCTCGATTGCTCGATGAGCTGCGCCGACGATCCGGTGCCGTTGCCCGAACCTACCATCGCCGAGCGCGCCGCGCGTCTGTGCCGTGTGGCCGAGGCTGCGTTCGAGGGCGATGCCGCCGATGCGCCGGTCTATGTGATCGGCACCGAAGTGCCCGTTCCAGGCGGCGCGGCCGAGGACCTCGAGGAACTGGCGGTCACCACACCCGAAGCGGCGATCGCGACGGTCGACATGCACCGCGACCTGTTTCGCACCTCGGGTCTGGAGAGCGCCTGGGACCGCGTAATTGCTACCGTCGTCCAGCCCGGCGTAGAATTCGATCACGACAAGGTGGTCGATTATCGCCCCGAACGCGCCACCGCGCTTAGTCATGCGATCGAGCCGGTCGAGCACCTCGTGTTCGAGGCGCATTCCACCGATTACCAGACGCCCGATGCGCTCGCCGCCCTGGTCCGCGACCATTATGCGATCCTGAAGGTCGGCCCCGGCGTTACCTTCGCGTTGCGCGAAGCGCTCTGGGCGCTGGATGCGATTGAGGCGGAGACCATTCCAGCCCCCGACCGCGCGGCGTTGCGGGCCGTCACGCTGTCGCGCATGCATGCCGAGCCGAAGCATTGGCGGAAATATTACCACGCCGCCGACTCCGCGCTGGATTTGCAACTGCAATACAGCCTGTCGGATCGCATCCGCTATTACTGGCCCGATGCCGAGATCGCCGATGCCCAGGAAAAGCTATTCGCCAATCTGCGTCGGACGCCGCCGCCGCTCGGGTTGGTCAGCCAGTATCTGCCGCTCGCTTATGCCGCGGTACGCGCCGGCCGGGCGACACTCGACCCTGCCGAGCTCGTCATGGCGCATATCGCCGCGATGCTCGACGCCTATCATGGAGCTTGCTTTCCCGATGCCTGA
- a CDS encoding spore coat U domain-containing protein has translation MNFRRLFFALAILLGSLVVTSTPAEAACAPLSLCSCTVSTTGISFGSYIPVDATNNESSGTVRVQCVLLVALAGSYTIDLSTGSSGTYAQRTLRNGASILTYNIYVDAARSQILGNGSGGSSRITRNFTALLGVDQTTTVYGRIPAGQNVPAGSYSDTIIVTVTY, from the coding sequence ATGAATTTCCGGCGCCTCTTTTTCGCGCTGGCGATATTGCTCGGTTCGCTGGTGGTCACGTCCACACCTGCCGAAGCGGCTTGTGCGCCCTTGTCGCTCTGCAGTTGCACCGTTTCCACTACCGGAATCAGTTTTGGCAGTTATATTCCGGTCGATGCGACGAATAATGAGTCGTCCGGCACGGTGCGGGTTCAATGTGTTTTGCTCGTTGCGCTCGCTGGCTCGTATACGATCGATCTGAGCACCGGCTCTTCCGGAACCTATGCCCAGCGCACGCTCCGCAACGGTGCGTCGATCCTCACCTACAATATCTATGTCGACGCGGCTCGCAGCCAGATCCTCGGAAACGGTTCGGGCGGCTCATCGCGCATCACCCGAAACTTCACGGCGCTGCTCGGGGTCGACCAGACGACGACGGTTTATGGCCGCATTCCCGCTGGTCAGAATGTCCCCGCCGGCAGCTATAGCGATACGATCATCGTCACGGTGACCTACTGA
- a CDS encoding M20/M25/M40 family metallo-hydrolase, with amino-acid sequence MRLYLFTAVAAIAIAAPISAQTAKNAGGQVDKAQVNKIIDEGITRSQVMLTAAHLSDVIGPRLTNSPSMRVAEDWTQKQFTEWGLKNVHKEGFEFGRGWTLDRSSVRMVTPRPIQLTAIPIAWTPGTNGTISAPVFVAPMKRERDFDKWHGQLKGKIVLVTLPNSGNEPDTAPFKRYTAEELAKLDQYEQPKYDPEAADRRLKRLDYTKKLGDFLKAEGAVAYATMSYRDGKLVHGEGYLFGVGDTMPLPGVEIAAEDYRRLARLAKIGPAPTLEINTEVRFDDSDTKAYNVIAEIPGTDPKAGYVMAGAHLDSWVAGDGAGDNGAGTAMIMEAARILSASGLRPKRTIRFALWVGEEQGLLGSLAYVEQHLATRGNASDPAQTGMKRFYGWSNRWPIKPQPGYGDLAAYFNLDNGSGKIRGIYAENNPAVVATFKEWLAPFASMGATSVVIRKTGGTDHVFMQAVGAPGFQFIQDPLDYNSRTHHSSVDTFDHLKADDLRQGSIILASFLANAANADKALPRPPLPTQPVVTDPFAYNDDED; translated from the coding sequence ATGCGCTTATATCTCTTCACCGCCGTCGCGGCGATCGCCATTGCCGCGCCGATTTCCGCTCAGACCGCAAAAAATGCGGGCGGCCAGGTCGACAAGGCGCAAGTCAACAAGATCATCGACGAGGGTATTACGCGCAGTCAGGTGATGCTGACCGCGGCGCATCTGTCCGACGTGATCGGCCCGCGGCTGACCAATTCGCCGTCGATGCGCGTGGCGGAGGACTGGACGCAGAAGCAATTCACCGAATGGGGACTGAAGAACGTCCATAAGGAAGGCTTCGAGTTCGGCCGTGGCTGGACGCTCGACCGGTCGAGCGTGCGCATGGTCACGCCGCGTCCGATCCAGCTCACCGCGATTCCGATCGCCTGGACGCCGGGCACCAACGGCACCATCTCCGCCCCTGTGTTCGTCGCGCCGATGAAGCGCGAGCGCGACTTCGACAAATGGCACGGGCAATTGAAGGGCAAGATCGTACTGGTCACCCTGCCCAATAGCGGCAACGAACCCGACACCGCGCCGTTCAAACGCTACACCGCCGAGGAACTGGCCAAGCTCGATCAGTATGAGCAGCCCAAATACGACCCTGAGGCGGCCGATCGTCGCCTGAAGCGGCTGGATTACACCAAGAAGCTCGGTGATTTCCTCAAGGCTGAGGGTGCCGTGGCCTATGCGACCATGTCGTACCGCGACGGCAAGCTGGTGCATGGCGAGGGCTATCTGTTCGGCGTCGGCGACACGATGCCGCTCCCCGGCGTGGAGATCGCGGCGGAGGATTATCGTCGCCTCGCTCGCCTCGCCAAGATCGGCCCCGCACCGACGCTCGAAATCAACACCGAAGTGCGCTTCGACGATAGCGACACCAAGGCATATAATGTCATCGCCGAAATCCCCGGCACCGACCCCAAGGCCGGTTATGTGATGGCAGGTGCGCATCTCGATTCATGGGTCGCGGGCGACGGCGCGGGCGACAATGGCGCGGGCACCGCAATGATCATGGAGGCGGCGCGCATCCTGTCGGCAAGCGGCCTACGGCCGAAGCGCACGATCCGCTTTGCGCTGTGGGTCGGCGAGGAACAGGGCCTGCTCGGCAGCCTTGCTTATGTCGAACAGCATCTCGCCACGCGTGGCAACGCCAGCGATCCGGCGCAGACCGGCATGAAGCGTTTTTACGGCTGGTCGAACCGCTGGCCGATCAAGCCGCAACCAGGCTATGGCGACCTTGCCGCCTATTTCAATCTCGACAATGGATCGGGCAAGATCCGCGGCATCTATGCGGAGAATAACCCGGCTGTGGTCGCGACTTTCAAGGAATGGCTCGCGCCCTTCGCGTCGATGGGCGCGACCAGTGTCGTGATCCGCAAGACCGGCGGCACCGACCATGTGTTCATGCAGGCGGTCGGTGCGCCGGGCTTCCAGTTCATCCAGGATCCGCTTGATTACAACAGCCGCACGCACCATTCGAGCGTCGACACGTTCGACCATCTGAAGGCGGACGATCTGCGCCAGGGGTCGATCATCCTGGCGTCGTTCCTGGCCAATGCGGCAAACGCGGACAAGGCACTGCCGCGGCCGCCGCTGCCGACCCAGCCGGTGGTGACCGACCCGTTCGCTTATAACGACGACGAGGATTGA
- a CDS encoding DNA-3-methyladenine glycosylase 2 family protein, giving the protein MGLTAVQLRGALDTLAANEPAFAAAIARVGYPPPRIRERGYATLLRTIIGQQVSVQSAQSVWNKLESIVGSLDDPGNITRASDEQLREAGMSRQKASYARSLADEVTSGRLDLANLPADDDEAVAALVRVKGIGRWSAEVYLLFAEGRGDIWPAGDLAVQIEVGRILGHETRPSEKLIRELAEAWRPHRGAAAIFAWHQYGIGTQVI; this is encoded by the coding sequence ATGGGCCTGACCGCAGTTCAGCTTCGCGGCGCACTCGATACGCTCGCCGCAAACGAACCCGCCTTCGCCGCCGCCATCGCGCGCGTGGGTTATCCGCCGCCGCGAATCCGCGAGCGTGGTTATGCCACGCTGCTGCGCACGATCATCGGGCAACAGGTCAGCGTGCAGTCCGCACAAAGCGTGTGGAACAAGTTGGAGAGCATCGTCGGCAGCCTGGACGATCCCGGCAACATCACCCGCGCGAGCGACGAGCAACTGCGCGAGGCCGGCATGTCACGGCAAAAGGCGAGCTATGCGCGCAGCCTTGCCGATGAGGTGACGAGCGGGCGGCTCGATCTCGCCAACCTTCCCGCCGATGATGATGAGGCTGTCGCCGCATTGGTCCGCGTCAAGGGTATCGGCCGCTGGTCGGCGGAAGTCTATCTGCTGTTCGCCGAAGGACGCGGCGATATCTGGCCGGCGGGCGATCTCGCGGTGCAGATCGAAGTCGGGCGGATTCTCGGCCACGAAACGCGCCCCAGCGAAAAGCTCATTCGCGAACTGGCCGAGGCATGGCGCCCGCACCGCGGTGCGGCAGCAATCTTCGCCTGGCACCAATATGGCATCGGCACGCAAGTGATCTGA